One Deltaproteobacteria bacterium genomic region harbors:
- the nuoE gene encoding NADH-quinone oxidoreductase subunit NuoE, producing the protein MSVVFSENGRREFEALLARYPDKEAAILPTLHIAQREFGHVSDEAVVYVAGLLGFTPARIEGVATFYTMYNRKPVGKYHVQICRNISCSLLGAEHLIGHLSKKLGVKPGETTPDGKFTLSTAECLGSCGTAPVMQVNDDYHENLTEEKIDALLDRLP; encoded by the coding sequence GTGAGCGTGGTCTTCTCCGAAAACGGACGCAGGGAATTCGAGGCCCTCCTGGCGCGGTATCCGGACAAGGAGGCGGCGATCCTGCCGACCCTCCACATCGCCCAGCGTGAGTTCGGGCACGTCTCGGACGAGGCGGTCGTCTACGTGGCCGGTCTCCTGGGATTCACCCCGGCGCGGATCGAAGGCGTGGCGACTTTTTACACGATGTACAACCGGAAGCCGGTCGGAAAGTACCACGTGCAGATCTGCCGCAACATCTCCTGCTCCCTCCTGGGAGCGGAGCACCTGATCGGGCACTTGTCGAAGAAGCTGGGGGTTAAACCCGGGGAGACGACGCCGGACGGGAAGTTCACCCTCTCCACGGCGGAGTGCCTGGGAAGCTGCGGGACGGCCCCCGTGATGCAGGTAAACGACGACTACCACGAGAACCTGACCGAGGAGAAGATCGACGCCCTCCTCGACCGGCTCCCGTGA